A window of Paraburkholderia sp. ZP32-5 genomic DNA:
ACCACCCTCACCGACTACAGCAGCCAACTTCCCTCGAGCGTGAAAGAGCGCTTGCAGGGGCTTCGCAGCGCCGCGCACCCGTCGGGCGTTTTCACCTCCGATCTGTCGGTCAACGAGTTTCTGCTCGTGCGCAAGGCCGGCTTCGAGCCGATCGGCCTGTGCGTCGGTAGCTGCATCTATCACGTCGGCATCCAGTATTCGTCGTGGAATCAGAACCAGGAAATGACGGTGCTGTCGCAGGCGATGTACCACGCGCGCGAGCTTGCGATGTCGCGCATGCGTGAAGAAGCGCGCGGGATGGGCGCGGACGGCATCGTCGGCGTGCGCCTCGAAATCAAGCACGTCGAGTGGGACGCAAATCTGCTCGAATTCGTCGCGATCGGCACCGGCGTGGTCCACAACCACGACACGAAGGGTTTCAAGGCGCACGACGGCGGGCCGTTCACGTCCGATCTGTCCGGCCAGGATTTCTACACGCTGCTCGGCGCCGGCTACCGCCCGGTCGAGATGGTGATGGGCTCGTGCGTCTATCACGTCGCGCACCGCGGCATGCTGCAGGCATTCCGCCAGGCCGGCCGCAACGTCGAACTCGAGCAGTTCACTCAGGCGCTCTACAGCGCGCGTGAACTTGCCATCGAGCGCATGCAGAAGGAAGCGCAGGATGCCAAGGCGGAAGGTGTCGTCGGCACGCTCGTGCAGGAGAAGTCGTATCGCTGGGAAAGCCATGTGATCGAGTTCTTCGCGATCGGCACGGCGGTCGTGCCGCTCAACGAGGAAATCGCTCCCAAGGACATCCCGGCGCCGACGCTCGTGCTTTCGGTCAACGATTAGAACCGTCTTAACGGCCGGACATCGCCGTGTCCGGCGCCACCACCGTGTGCATCAGGTAGCTGGCGCACTGCCAGGCGATGCTCAGGGTACGTAGGCCCCTTTCGCATGCAACGATTGCTCGGCGAGCGCGAGCTGTTCGACCGCGTGGGTGCCCTCAAGCGCGAGCAGATGCGCGACCAGCGCTTCGGCGATCGCGGTC
This region includes:
- a CDS encoding heavy metal-binding domain-containing protein, producing MSNTTLTDYSSQLPSSVKERLQGLRSAAHPSGVFTSDLSVNEFLLVRKAGFEPIGLCVGSCIYHVGIQYSSWNQNQEMTVLSQAMYHARELAMSRMREEARGMGADGIVGVRLEIKHVEWDANLLEFVAIGTGVVHNHDTKGFKAHDGGPFTSDLSGQDFYTLLGAGYRPVEMVMGSCVYHVAHRGMLQAFRQAGRNVELEQFTQALYSARELAIERMQKEAQDAKAEGVVGTLVQEKSYRWESHVIEFFAIGTAVVPLNEEIAPKDIPAPTLVLSVND